A region of the Scylla paramamosain isolate STU-SP2022 chromosome 24, ASM3559412v1, whole genome shotgun sequence genome:
CATCAAAGAAGTTAAAGAAGGAAATGTGCTTTTCTTTTGGTCCatactgctcttcctcctctttgaagaaaaagaagttggTAAGGGAAGCATTGAAGAGGTGAGGGTGTGCTCGGGCCAGGTCAATGAGGTCCAGACGTTCCCTGCGAGAGTCTCTCCCGCGCCAAAATGCCTTGGGCTTCTTCACATCCCAAGGTATGTCATTGTTGGATTGGACAGACAGCATATCAAGTGTCACCCTGAGAATGAAACCATCAATGTTAAATATGGATGCTTCAGGTCTAGTATACATGAAATTATATGCAAAAGCAAAAAGACCAATAACACACAAGGAGTAGCTACCAAGTAAACAGCCAGGTCATGATGTCATGGATTGCTCTCATCCATAATGTTATCAACATGAAGATAATATTCTAGAGTTAATGAAACTGGTATTAGAGAACTtcaaaccatgaaaacattccCCTGGCAACCTGCTTGCCAAACACAATAAAGAAGCTTAAAGCAGATGCAAGAGGATGCAATCATTTCCTACAACATCAAGCAAAGAACCATTTCCCTTCCACTGCAGTGCCTCCATACCTTTAGAAGAAGGAGAGACAACAGCTGAGGAATGCTCCAGTGGATTAGCTAGCAAAAACATGAGGTAATGGTCACTTCTTTGAACTCAAACATGAAAAACATAACCACTAACACTAAATTAGTTTGAAAATGTCATAAATAATTTGGAAACAAAGGCATCTTCTTGAATAATTCATGCCAGTATAAACCCATACACATGACAATCTTCTGAACATGTGCAATTCAAACATACTTTATAATTTCATGAAACTGAACTATTAAAAAGTTATAGATTCCTACATACTTTGAAAAGAGATACCTGACGAGACCAAtggctctcaactttttttctcattggcCTCAACTATCCTGTTTATGGTCGGACTGTCACTGGTCCCAATGAAAAGTTATCCGAGTGAAAAATGCACATGGTCCCAATGAAAAGTTATCTGAATGAAAAATGCACATTCTAAATAATGCAGCAGGTAACTGATGAGTACCATTTTGTGTTGCCCTGGGGAGCTCAAAgtcaatgaatgaattaatattCCAACAATACAAGTCTGGCAATCTGAAGACCATGAAACAATGAAATTTTCCCAAAGGCAAATTACTCCTCAGTGAGAACCTCTGGCCTAGTTCATTGCTGTAACTAATCTAATAAGCAAGATCATGACTATTAATGCATGTATCTTTCTACATCACCATCTAATCTACATCCCTGAAGTCGAGTACCTTCCCATCATCTCTAGAGTGGCCTCTGTCAGGTCATAGGTCGGCATGATGATGTCTGCTGTGTCCTCTGAGCTGCACCACGAGAAGATCGGCAGCAGCGGCTTCACCTGTAGTGATGACACACAAAAACCCCTGAAATCTTGATGTGTCTGACTACTTTTTCAGATGTAGGGGATGGATCTGTTATATGTGGCTTCTGACTAAACTTGTCACTACTCCATTCTTAAAGTGTGTGGTGTGAATGATGGAGAATATATATGGTGAGTAGTAAGAATACAGGCCTACATTGAAAATAATTAAACCTGaatgagaataaaggaaaaaaggagtatGTTTAATTTCtaaaggagaaaataggaaTCTGAATTTAATGGAGTATATCAACTGATTTCAGTGAATGactgtatttcattatttcataaACGACAATTCTGGAtaatcactgtttttttttctttatggactggcatctcagtgggcttttttttccctctcagttGCCCTAGGCTAGTGCCTTTAAAAACTGGATTAGTGGTGAACTGAATAATGGAATGGCAAGTTGTGAAGAATTAAAAGTAGGGATACCAAGAGAGTGAAGAGTGAGTTACACACCTTGGGGTCCACCAGTGGCCAGTCACCAAGGTTGATGATGAACTCAATATCAGGGAGAAGCATTTTGCGCAACAATGACTGCAGTATGTTGTCCATGAACATGTTGAAGCCAACATGCTGACCGTAACATTTCCGGTACATCTTTGTCAAAGAAAGACGGTGATTACAATTTCAGATATACAGTTTTATACATTTAGATAAGTTTTGGCACATTCTCCCAAAATAACAAACAGAACATAGAGCATATTTTTTAAAAACTGTTACTCACTTGATTATTCTTGACAACATAATTACAGAAGCTCCGTGACCCTGCTGCATCAAAACGTTTGGCCGCTGCGTTGAGGATTGAGTCAAAGTCCACCTGTGGGAAGGGGGCCAGGTCTCGTGTAACCTGTGGGTAGTCGGCTGGGCACCCCACTGCCACCTGCCATGCTTCTATGTCACCCTCAGGGCAATAGCAATGCTCAGAGTACACTGGGTCTGAAATGTGATATATGGATTCATCACTCACTAATATTACACACTCTTTGGCTGGCCTCTACTGTTATATACAATCAATTACTGCCTTCTGTATTCATGTCATTATCATTCCATAACTTAATTGCTGTAAAATAATATGAAGATCAATTTCAGTCTAATAAGGTGTATAATGTgggaaatacaataaaaaccTTACTAATGTGGCTTAATGTGGCAAACTAATGCAACTTAGCAATAAATACAAGCTGCAGATAATCCTCTCAAAAACCATATTCAGTTAATATTCAACTCTCTTTTGTGTATCCTCAGTCACATGATGCCTCctgcctcaccctcaccttgtATCTTGTAGGGAGAGTCACCAACATGCTGGCCATTGTACAGCACATGGATGATGGTGTCCCGGCATGTCTGGTAGGTGCGGTACCTGTTCAAAAGTAGTAAAATTCTTTTCAAACACAAATACCATTTACCTCAGTGAATATAAATGATTACACAGTTATCAACAATCATTTCAACATAATTATAACAAAATAGTTCCTGAGGCTATCTAAGCAGCATGTTTACTGATCTGTTGCTCATGAGGATATCCTGGATCAACTACACATATGCAGAGGAAAACAGTGACTTTCACATTTATCAGACCATACATAAGAAATTTAGACTACTTTCACTGTATAGGTAAGTTCCATCATAAAATATCCCACCACATCTAGCTGTAGCTTACCTCTGCAACCTTCAACCATATTTACCATAGATCCAACTGTTGTACTGCTCTGTCAATCTCCTTCAGAAACAATCCAATTACAATGAAAGAACCATGCTGCATCAAGTGCAGTAACAAATCAGACTGAATTCTTACAATTTGTGAGACTTATGATGGATAATAATATAGTCTAAGATGGCAGGAAACTCAGTCTGAAATGGCTTTCACCATAAATACCACTGTGAATTGTGTGAAGAGTTCTCTCACTATATCTTCAAATTCCATTGTACAGATAGTCAGGCATCTATAGTTTTTTAAGCAAGGGGTTCTCCTTCCAGTTCTATATTACTTACATGTGGAAGAAAGTGCCTTCTACAATGTCAGGgatgaaaataattacaaaatggACTTTGATAGCTATCCTCCTCAATCAGGTAGTAAGTGTCTAATAACTCC
Encoded here:
- the LOC135112702 gene encoding protein O-glucosyltransferase 2-like isoform X2 codes for the protein MKAVLPFLLALCLALGVTGGKKFKVDPKKSKVYGPGLEPHKIVYPARYFFIEPHDTKGNRIQKSLGANSFKVQVEGQSSEGTYCRVWVQVLDRYDGTYVARYRTYQTCRDTIIHVLYNGQHVGDSPYKIQDPVYSEHCYCPEGDIEAWQVAVGCPADYPQVTRDLAPFPQVDFDSILNAAAKRFDAAGSRSFCNYVVKNNQMYRKCYGQHVGFNMFMDNILQSLLRKMLLPDIEFIINLGDWPLVDPKVKPLLPIFSWCSSEDTADIIMPTYDLTEATLEMMGRVTLDMLSVQSNNDIPWDVKKPKAFWRGRDSRRERLDLIDLARAHPHLFNASLTNFFFFKEEEEQYGPKEKHISFFNFFDYKYQISIDGTVAAYRLPYLLGGSSVVLKQDSPYYEFFYHELKPNVHYIPFKRDLSDLVEKIEWARANDDQVKIIAENGRKYAQENLMPRDVYCYHAALFKEWSKRLTSEVRVRPGMEHVPIEEHEKRFGSCRCHRLTRHDEL
- the LOC135112702 gene encoding protein O-glucosyltransferase 2-like isoform X1, with the translated sequence MKAVLPFLLALCLALGVTGGKKFKVDPKKSKVYGPGLEPHKIVYPARYFFIEPHDTKGNRIQKSLGANSFKVQVEGQSSEGTYCRVWVQVLDRYDGTYVARYRTYQTCRDTIIHVLYNGQHVGDSPYKIQDPVYSEHCYCPEGDIEAWQVAVGCPADYPQVTRDLAPFPQVDFDSILNAAAKRFDAAGSRSFCNYVVKNNQMYRKCYGQHVGFNMFMDNILQSLLRKMLLPDIEFIINLGDWPLVDPKVKPLLPIFSWCSSEDTADIIMPTYDLTEATLEMMGRVTLDMLSVQSNNDIPWDVKKPKAFWRGRDSRRERLDLIDLARAHPHLFNASLTNFFFFKEEEEQYGPKEKHISFFNFFDYKYQISIDGTVAAYRLPYLLGGSSVVLKQDSPYYEFFYHELKPNVHYIPFKRDLSDLVEKIEWARANDDQVKIIAENGRKYAQENLMPRDVYCYHAALFKEWSKRLTSESCRLSSVSIGRNNFILPL